ATGAGTTATTGCATTTAAAATATCCGAATCATGGGAAGATGTTTGAGTCTTTATTAAAGACGTATCTTAGCAGAAAAGGAATAAACTCCAAAGATATTATAATGAAATAAACTACTTTTGAACAGATTTTAATAATGATAAAATTTTCGATGTAAGTTTTTACTCTATCAATTATTATTGGCGTAAAGGCGAACACCATAAAGATCTTTT
The genomic region above belongs to Candidatus Cloacimonadota bacterium and contains:
- a CDS encoding M48 family peptidase, with protein sequence MKRKWGRCSSKGRVTFSFDLLKEEFEVRSKAIVHELLHLKYPNHGKMFESLLKTYLSRKGINSKDIIMK